In Myxococcota bacterium, the DNA window GTCTGGCTCACCTATTTGGGTGAAAACTTACCGTGTCGTTTTCATCAGAAAGGGGGGCGCTTGGTGCCCCTAGCTGCCGGTATTTCTATGACCCAGAGAGCAACGGGAGCCAAAAGATGGCATCAGGGGCAAACGGCCATTGGGAAGCAGATCTTGGGATTCCTCGTCTCGATCGATCGCACCCCACGGCACCCCGGGCTCTCCCGGAGAGGCTCGGTCAACCCGGAGTCATGGTCCGCACTCCCTAGGCAACACGATTGATTGACCCTCAGGGCCCGTCCGATTCGTCGGACGGGCCCACCGGTTTTGGTCGTCCCTAGGCGCGAAAACGCCGCGCTGGACGCTGCCGGGCGCGGCCGGGCATAATCCCCCATCGAAGGGAGGAGGTGCCATTGCCCCGGCACCGCGATGCCTAATGGACCACCGTGCCCAGTGGCTGATCGACCGCATCTACGCGGCCGCTCTATCACCCGACGTGTGGAACGAGGTCGTCCTCGGAATCAGCGACCACCTCGGGGGGCGCCGCTGTGTTCCTGGGTTTCGTCACGCCCTCTCTGAACACCGACGATTCGCCCTACGCGGTGGGCCTCGGTGATGACTACCGCACCACCTTCGCCGAGCACTTCTTCACCGAGCTGCCCTGGTCGATCAAGATGAACGACCACTTCATGGGGCGCTGGCGGACGATGGACGAGGTGATGGGCCACGTCGATCTCGAGAAGACCGAGTTCTACGCGAACTGGCTGCGTCCCCAGGGATTGGCCTGCCACTGGCCGGCGGGTTTCAACATCGCGAACCCGGATGTGGAGGGCGAGGTCGCGGGCGGCTTCTCGGCGTTTCGTCGCGAGGGACAGCCCCCCTTCACCGAGGCCGACTTCGCCGGGCTCGAGGGGCTCACGCCGCACCTGCACCGCGCGGTCGAGATCTACCGCCAGCTCCACGGTGCCGACGTGATGCGGCGCGCGCTGAACGAGGCCGTCGACCGCTTGCCGGTCGGGTTGCTGCTCCTCGACGTGAATCGCAACGTCGTCGTCGAGAACAAGAGCGCGCGCGCGATCCTGGAATCGGACGACGGACTCCACGTCGACCGGCACGGCCCCGGAGCGGCCGAGGCGCGGGAGAACGCCGAGCTGCAACGCCTGCTCGCCGAGGCGATCGAGGCGCAGCGCGGCCAGTACTACAACGGGCCGGGGTTCGTGTCGGTCTCACGGCCTTCCGGGGAGCGTGCGTACGCCGTCATGGTCACCCCGTTGTTGGCGGGCCCGGGGCCCCAGGGCGGTGAGGACGCCGTCGTAGCGGTCTTCGTGACCGACCCCAGTGCGAAGATCGTCGCCGGGTCCGAGGCGCTCGAGGTGCTGTACCAGCTCACCTACTCCGAAGCCGAACTCGTGCGCCTGCTCTCGCTCGGGATGTCTCTCGACGAGGCGGCAAGCCAGCGAGGCGTCAGCCTCAACACCGCGCGCAGTCATCTGAAGCGCGCCTTCTCGAAAACGGGCACGAACCGCCAGGGCGAGCTGGTGCACCTGATCGTCTCGGGCGTCGGGCAGATCGGCGAGGGCTGAGCCGTCGCCACGAGCGACTAGTCGTCGCTCTCGCGTTCCAGCGTTACTTCGATCGCGAGCTCGTCCGCGAGCTTCTCGAGCACCGGACGCAGGGCATCGACTTCGTCGGGTGCGCGCAAGTGGGCCGTGACATGGAAGAGAGTCTCTCCCGACATCGGCGCTGAGCTGGTATGGGAGGTCAGCTCCTCGACGTTCACACCCCGTGCTGCGAGTGCTGCCGACAGTTCTCGCACGATCCCCGGACGATCGAGGCCAACGCCTTCGAGCCGCAGCCGCGGTTGGGTCGGGGGTGCGTGGTCCGCTGCGCGCGTCGCAATCACGCGCAGGCCGGTCGTGGAGAGCGCTTCGAGGGCGGCTGCGAGGGCATCTGCGCGTTCGGGGGCCACCGATACCCGGAGGAGGCCGGCGAACTGACCGGCGAGATGGGCCATGCGGCTCTCGAGCCAGTTCGCCCGGTGATCCGCGATCACCCGGCTCAGGGCCTCGACGAGTCCGGGCCGGTCGGGGCCGATCACCGTGAGCACCAGGGACGCATGTGCCATTTCCGGGCCCTTTCCGGTCGTGAGGGGCGGCTGACGGGAGCGGGAGACACCCGCGGGGGGGAATTCGAACTCGATGCGCGTCGAAAACGCCCCGTTCGGGGCCACTTTACGGCCGAGAATCACCCGTTTGGGTGATAAATCAGCGTGTCGATTTCATCTCTTTGGTGGGCGCTCTGGACTGCGGCGCTTCGTAGGATCGCCCGTGACAGCTCAGGAAGGCGTCCAGGCGCGAGCGCAATCACAACACCCCGCGCTCGTAGAGGCGGCCTCGGAATCACCGGGGGCCTCGCTGCCGGACACCGGACGGGCTGCCGAGATGGTGCGGTCGTCATCAATTAAACCAAGGTCCGCATCCCTTCCGAACGATTCGCACCATAGGGGCCCGCTTCTTGTCGATCAAGAAGCGGGCCCCACTCGTTCGAGCGGTTCACTCGGGATCGCTATCGCACCCTCGAGGGGGGCAGTGCCGGGTACGAGCGGGCGCGACTCGGCTCCACTCCCGCCAGCGCAGCGCCGCGAAACCCGATAGGGTCCGCGCGTGTCGGACGCTCGCCTAGATCCCCCGAAGCTGCGCGGTGCCCAGAAGCGCCATCTGCGAAAGCTCGCCCATGACCTGGATCCGGTCGTCCAGGTGGGGGCGTCGGGCGTCAGCGAGTCGGTGGTTGCGGCCGTCGACGGGGCGCTGGCCGCCCACGAGCTGATCAAGCTGCGGATCGCCCACGAGCGACCCGAACGCCAGGAGATGGCCGAGGCGCTCGCGGCCGAGACGGGGAGCGTGCTCGCCGGCATGGTCGGGCGCGTGGCGGTCCTCTACCGACCGGCGGCCGATCCGGAAGACCGACGCATCTCCTTGCCTGCGTAGACACAGCGCGCGGCCCGGGCCCGCCGCCTCGTTTGACATCGCGAGGGCGGCTCGTGACTCTCTCGGCGTGGAAGGCCGCCGCTGGATCTACCTTGGCGTCGGGGCCGTGGCGTTGTTCGCGGTCTTTCTCACGCTGCGTCGGGTGATCGGTCTCGAGTTCCAGCCCGACTCGCTGCGCGGGGTGGTCGAAGGACTCGGCGTGTGGGCGCCGATCGCGTTCGTCGGGATCGTCGCGTTTCGCGTCCCGCTCGGCGTTCCATCCCAGGTCGTGCTCATCGGCGGCGGACTCGTGTTCGGACTCGTGCAGGGCACCATCTACGGCGCGATCGGGCTGTTGGTCTCGGGCCTCGTGCTCTTCCTCACGTCGCGCTGGGCAGGTCGCGAAGCCGTACTGTCCCGAGTGCCGGGTCGCCTGCGACATCTCTTCGACATCGCCGGCTCGCGTCTCGGCGCGCTCTTCATCGCCGTCGGCACGGCGTACCCCCTCGGACCGATCACCACGTACCACCTGATCGCCGGCGTCACGCGCATGTCCGTGATCGCGTTTGCCCTCGCCCTCGCGGTCGGGTCGCTCGGGCGCGCCGCCATCTACACCTACTTCGGGAGCAGCCTGGTCGAGGGCGAGATGGATCAGGTCATCTGGGCCGCAGGCGTCCTGTTGCTGGCAGGGCTCGTCCCGCTGGCGTTCCCGACGCCGCGTCAGTGGATCCTGCAGATGCTCGAGCGCCCGGCGGAATCCGAAGCAGACGCTTCGCCGGGAGACGGCGCCAGCTAGTGCTTCACCAGTCGCCAGTAGGCCACGAGGTGGCGAACGCTGGCTTCCTCGTCGCCGCGCTGTTCGCAGAGACGCGCCAGGTTGAAGTGCGCTTCGGCGCAAGCCGGGTCGTCTTTCAGACAGGTCCGGTAGGCGTCCACGGCTTCGTCGTCGCGGCTCAGATCTTCGAGGACGACGGCCAGGTTGAAGCGGGCCGTGACGTCGCTGGGCTCGAGGGCGAGGGCGCGGCGGTAGCGCTGCTCTGCCGATGCGAGCTCGCCCGCCTCGTGCTCGAGACGCCCGAGGTTCACGTGGGCGTCCGCGAGCTCGTCGTTCTCGTCGACCGCGCGCGTGTACGCTGCGCGCGCGCGCAGCGGGTCGACCTCTTCGAGCTCGCAGCCGAGCCGATACCAGCGATCGGCCTCGGTCTCCCCGGGCGCGAGCGTGGGCTCGCGTCGGGAGGCCGCGCGCTCGCGAAGATCGATCACCGTCGAGGGGCGCCAGGATTCGAAGTCGAAGACCCACTGGCCGTCCTCGGGAGACCAGAGTCCGGCGTCTTCGCGGACGACGAGTTCGCCCTGGGCGTTGGCGAGTCCGAGTTCGCGGAGGTCACTGTTGGGGGGCAGGCTCGCGCGCAGGCGCGAGAGCGCGCGACGGACGCGTCGCGGATGGATCCGGCCCGCCGAGAGGTCGCGCAGGCGGCGCAGGAAGTGCAGGTCGCGGAAGGCGAATCGCCATTCCCCCCGCGGCCCACGCGTGGGTTCGACGCCGCCGGCCTTCGCCAGGGAGCGCACGCGGGTGGGCGGCACGCCCAGGATCTGGGCCGCCTCGCGCACGCCGTAGGTGGTCTGTGCCGGTTCCATCGAACGACGTCCGCCCAGCGGGCGGCCCCCCTCGTCGTCGGCGCGGGCCTGGCCGGGCCCGGCCTCAGCTGCGTTTTCCGCCGGCCTTCTTCTTCGGAGCGCGCGCACTCTTCGCGGCGCGCTTCGGGCCCTTGCGGCCCGCCGGTGCGGGTGTGGACTCGAGACTGGCCTTCAGCGCATCCATCAGGTCGATGATCTTGCCCTCGGGTTCTTCACTCGGGGCGAAGGTCACTTCCTGGCCTTCGACCTTCTGGGCGATCACTTCCTCGATGCGCTTCTTGACTTCGTTCTCGTACTGCTCGGGCTGGAACTCGTCACCCGCAATCTGGTCGATCAGCTGGACGGCGAGCTTCACCTCGGCATCGGTCAGGGTCGCTTCGACGCGCTCGACGTCTTCGAAGGAGCGCAGCTCGTCGGCGTAGCGAAGCTGTTCGAGGATCAGTCCACCCTGGAACGGGCGGAGCGCCACGATGTACTGCTTTCCGCGCGCGGCGTAGGAGGCGATCGCGCAGCGGCCCGTCTGTTCCATCGCGCGCGAGAGCAGCGTGTACGGTTTGTCGCCGCCCTTGTCTGGGCCGAGGTAGTAAGCGCGGTCGAAGTGGAGCGGGTCGACCTGGTCCAGCGGGATGAACTCGCGGATCTCGATCATCCGGTTGCTCTCCGCCTCGAGCGCCTTCAGTTCCTCGTTCGTGAAGAGCACGTACTGGCCCTTGGCGAACTCGTAGCCCTTCACCATCTCGTCGCGCGGGACGACCTTCTCGTCCTTGGGACAGATGTACTGCTGCTTCAGGCGGGTGCCGCACTGATGGAGCATGTTGAAGGAGATCTGGCCGCTCGATTCGGTGGTGCTGTAGAGCTTCACCGGAATCGAGACGAGGCCGAACGAGATGGTCGCGGTCGAGATCGCGCGCGCAGCCATGGCGGAATCCTTAGGCTAGGCGGGGTAGGGCGTCAACGTGAGCGGCGGCAGGTCCGCCGAAGGAAGGATCGGTGCCCCGAGGCGATCAGCTGAGCGGCCGGCTCGAGCGCTACCGCGGGATGCGGGACGCCGACCAGACGCCCGAACCGTTTGGGGGCGAAAGCGCCCACCGGCCGGGTCTCTTCGTCGTGCAGCAGCACGCGGCGCGGCACCTGCACTTCGATCTGCGCCTCGAACACAACGGAGTTCTCTGGTCTTGGGCGGTTCCGAAGGGACCGAGCCTCGATCCTGCCCAGAAGCACCTCGCCGTCCGGGTCGAAGACCACCCGGTCGAGTACGCCGACTTCGAGGGCATCATTCCCGAGGGGAACTACGGCGCCGGGGCCGTGATCCTCTGGGACCTCGGTCGCTGGATCCCGGTCGAGGACCCGGAAGAGGGGATCGAGCGCGGCAAGCTGCTCTTCGACCTCGAGGGCTTCAAGCTCGGCGGGCGCTTCACGCTCGTTCGGACCCGGGGCCGGGACCGGAACGGCGACGGACGCGAGTGGCTCCTGATCAAGAAGCCCGACGCCTGGGCCGAGACCGACGTGCCGCTGGCCGACGGCTCGATCCTGTCGGGTCTGAGCGTCACCGAGCTCCGCGACGGCGCCCCGCGTTTCGACACCCTGGCCCGCGAGATCGAGGCCCGGGAGCCACGTCGTCACCGACTCGCCATCGACGCGGTGAAGCCGATGCTCGCCGAGCCGATCGCCGAAGCCTTCGACGATCCCGACTGGCTCTTCGAGGTGAAGTACGACGGCTATCGCATGCTGGGTGCCCGCGACGACGGCAAGGGCGTGTTGCGCACACGCAACGGGCGACCCGCCGAAACGCGCTTCCCCGAGATCGCGCACGCGTTGTCCCGCCTGCCCGTGGATCACGTCGTCCTCGACGGCGAGATCGTCGCCACGGATCGGGAGGGCCGTCCCGACTTCGGGCGCTTGCAGCGTCGCGCGATGTTGGACCGCCCCCGCGACATCGCCCGCGCGCGCGTCGAGAACCCGGTGCGCTACTTCGTCTTCGATCTGCTCGCCTTCGGACCCTTCGACCTGCGCGCGCTGCCCCTGCGCCAACGACGCGCTTGGCTCGAGGCGCTGATCCCGGCGCAGGGGCCCGTCCGCCTCGCGCCATCGTTCGCCGCGGAAGGCACCCGTGTGCTCGCACAGATCGAGCAGCTGGGACTGGAGGGTCTGGTCGCGAAGCGCGCGGACGCTGCCTACCGCGCCGGGCGGTCCGCGGATTGGCGCAAGCTGCGTCTCCTCCAGGCCGACGACTTCGTGGTGGTGGGTTTCACCGCGCCGCGCGGCGGCCGCACGGGGTTCGGCGCGCTGCATCTGGCCTCCCACGTCGACGGCGAGCTCCGCTACTTCGGCCGGGTCGGGACGGGCTTCGGCGAGGAGGAGCTCACCCGCCTGCGCGCGGATCTCGATGCGCTGCGCGTCGACGCACCGCCGTGTACGGGGCGCGTCCCCGAGACCCGCGGCCACACCTGGGTGCGCCCCGAACTCGTGGGCGAGGTGCGCTTCGCCGAGGTGACTTCCGACGGCCTGCTGCGCCAGCCGAGCTGGCTCGGGTTGCGCAACGACAAGTCCCCCGGCGAATGCGTACGTTCAGGAGACGCTGCGTTGCCCGCCCTCGAGGCGCCGAGTCCGGCAGCCGCGACGGTGACCCCCGGCGACGTCCGCTTCACCAACCTCGAGAAGGTGTTCTGGCCCGAGAGCGGCGCGACGAAGGGCGACCTCATCGACTACTACCGAAAGGTCGGCCCCTGGATCCTGCCCTATCTGCGGGACCGGCCGCTGGTGATGACGCGCTACCCGGATGGGATCGAGGGTAAGTCCTTCTTCCAGAAGGATGCGCCCGAGTGGGTGCCGGACTGGGTGCGCACCGAGCAGATGTGGAGCGAGCACGCCGAGCGCGAGGTCAACTACTTCGTCTGCGACGACCTCGCCTCGCTGCTCTACGTCGCGAACATGGGAACCATTCCGCTTCACGTCTGGTCGAGCCGCGTCGCGGACCTGCAGCGCCCCGATTGGTGCATCCTCGACCTGGATCCGAAGGGCGCGGACTTCTCTGACGTCGTCGCCGTCGCGAAGGTCGTGCACGCGCTCTGCGAGGAGATTGGGCTGCCCTCGTTTCCGAAGACGAGCGGGTCGACCGGCCTGCACGTGCTGGTGCCGCTGGGCGGTCAGCTCGGCTACGAGCAGAGTCGCATGCTCGCCGAGCTCCTCGCGCGCGTCGTCGTCCAGCGACTACCCGAGCGCGCCACCGTCACGCGACGCGTCCGTTCGCGGGAGGGAAAGGTCTACGTCGACTTCCTCCAGAACGGCCACGGACGGCTGCTCGTCGGCCCCTTCAGCGTGCGTCCGCTGCCGGGAGCCCCGGTCTCGATGCCGCTTCGTTGGGACGAGGTGAACGGCCGGCTGCGCGCCCAGCGCTACACGATGTCGAACGCGCTCGCGCGTCTGCGACGGCTGTCGGAAGACCCGCTGGCCGCCGTGCTTCACACGACGGCAGACGTGACGGGCGCCCTCGCACGTCTCGCCGAGGTCCGCTGAAGCGCTGCGTCGAGTCGAGGCCCGCTAGAAGCGGAACGAGACTCCGCCCGCGACGTGGTGGGCGTTCAGGTGCGTATCGGCGTCGATGTCGAGGTCCGGGCCGAAGTCGAAGTCCACGCTCGCGTCGTAGTCGAGGTCGAGGCGGGTGTGACGGTACTCGGCGAACACGGCGAGCCAGTCGGTGAGTTGGATCGCGAGACCGCCGCGCGCGTCGAGACCGACATCGAACTTCGCGTCGATGAAGTCGTCGAAGCCGACGTTGAAGCGAGAGATGTCGGCTCGCGCGATCGTGAGCGTGACGCCGGGGCCGATCGCGCCGTAGGGCTGGATCTGGCCATTCGGGAACTCGTCACTCGAGAGCAGCGGCAAGCGCAGCATCAGGAGCGGTGTGATCGGCACCGCGATGATGTCGATGTCGGCGATGCTGTCGTCCTTCGCCCGGTAGGTCGAGAGATCGAGGGCGAGCCCGACGAAATTCGCGGCCCCTGGGAACCAGTAGCCGCCGCGGATGCCGAAGGAGCCCTGGGGCTCGTCGTAGTCGAGCCGGACGCGGGTGAGCGCACCGAGTCCGACGAGATTGCAGCCGTTGCAGTTGAGCTCGTCGTTCTCGGCGAAGGCGGCTCCGGCGTAGAGATCGAAGAAACCCTCGGCGTGTCCGAGGGAAGGCCACGCCATCCAGATGACGAGGGTGGCAAGCGCCGTGCGCCACGCATGGATGGACGTCGCGCGTTGGGACGAAACCTCTCGCATCGGGTGCGCCTCCGTGCCGAAGCGATGCGCGGCCCTCGTCCTGTGGCGCTCTCGACCCCGGCGGGCTCACCCTAGCACGGGGCTCGGGCCCTTCGGGGCCGCTATCCTTCGCCGCCGTGGCTCAATTCGCGTCGGATCAGCTTCGTTTCGTCGTCGGACACGAAGGCGGTGTCTCGGATGCCGACATCGCCGCGTGCCTGCGCATCGAAGCGACGGGCGACCCCGAGCGCTGGCTCGCCTTCACCTGCTGGACCGATCCCGCCCGCTCCCATTGGGAGACGGCGTCGGGCGACCGCAAGCCCACACCTCCCGGGGTGGATGCCCTGGAGTGGATGCTCGGCGAGCTGAAGCAGGATCTCGCGGGCTGGCTCGGCCGCGCCGGGCTCGAAACGGGCGCTGCGGCGGCGCTTCCCGACGGCGTGGAAGCGGCGCTGCGCAACCCGCCCGTCGACTTCGATGCGGTTGGCCCCGACGCACGCGCACCGAGCTACGGCGAGAAATGGACGACGTATCCGCCCGATGTCGTGCCCGTGTGGGTAGCGGACATGGATTTCCCGGTCGCCGAGCCGATCCGTCGCGTGCTGCGGCGGAGCGTCGCGCGCTCCGACCTCGGCTACCCGATCCACCCGGCGCCGACACCGGTACCCGACCTCACCGTCGCGCGGATGCGCGACCGCTACGGCTGGGCAATCGAACCGCGCAACGTCGAAGTGCTCTCGGACGTCGTCCAGGGGATGTACGTCGCCCTCGAACAGTGCTCCGAGCCCGGCGAAGGCGTCGTGGTGCAGACGCCGATCTACCCGCCGTTCCTCGGGAGCGTGCGCAAGACCCGACGCCGGCTCGTCGAGAATCCGCTGGTGCGCGGCCCCGAGGGCTACGGCTTCGATCTCGACCACCTGCGACGGGTCGCCGATGCCGGTACGCGGATGCTGCTCCTGTGCAACCCGCACAACCCGACAGGCCGCGTCTTTCGTCGTGAAGAACTCGAGGCGCTCGCCGAGGTCGTGCTCGAGCGCGATTGGATCGTCGTCTCCGACGAGATCCACCAGGACCTCGTCTACGAGGGGCATCACCACGTGCCCTTCGCTTCGCTCGGGCCCGAGGTCGCGGCGCGCACCATCACCCTCACGGCGGCCTCCAAGGCCTTCAACGTCGCCGGACTGCGCTGCGCCCTCGCGATCTTCGGTGACGAGAAGCTGAGGCAGCGCTTCAACGGCTTGCCCCGGCACCTGCGCGGTGGGGTGGGCATCCTGGGCATCGAGTCGCTCCGCGCGGCCTGGGAGCACGGCGAGCCCTGGCTCGAGGCCGCGCGCGCCTACCTCGAGGCCAACCGCCGCTTCACGCTCGATTTCGTCGCACGCGCCTTCCCGGACGTCGTCGTCCACCCGCCCGAGGCGACCTACCTGGCCTGGCTCGACTTCCGCTCCATGCAGCTCGAACCCAGCCCCTACGCCGTCTTCCTCGAAAAGGGGAGGGTCGCGCTCTCGGATGGGCTGGCCTTCGGCGAGGAAGGGCGGGGCTTCGCGCGCATCAACTTCGCGACGTCGCGCCGGGTGCTCACCGAGGCCCTCGAGCGAATGGTCAAGGCGCTGCAATAGACGCCAACCACCTCCATCGGGGACACTGCGCTCCGAGCGAGACTCCAGAACGAAAGGAAGCCCATGCCTACGCCGTGGCAGCGAGATCTAGAAGCCGACAGCAAGAAGTTCGAGGCGTGGCTGGCGAAGCAGCTGCCCGGTGCGAGCGACGTCCAGATGTCGCCCCTCGTGGCACCGACGAGTTCCGGGTTCTCGAACGAGACGCTGCTCTTCGATCTGGCCTGGACGGAAGACGGCAAGCGCCACGAGGAGAAGCTCGTCGTGCGCATCCAACCCACGGGGTACCAGGTCTTCCTCGAATACGACCTGGGATTGCAGTTCAACACGATGCGGCTGCTGGCGCCGACCGACGTTCCCGTGCCCGAGATGCGTTGGCTCGAAGAAGAGGACATGAGCGTCTTCGGCGCGCCCTTCTACGTGATGGTGCAGGTGTCGGGGCGCGTTCCGACGGACAACCCGCCCTATCACGTCGACGGCTGGATGCACGAGATCTCGCCGGCGGAGCGCGAGGCGATCTGGCTGGCCGGTTTCGAGTCGATGGCGCGCATCCACAAGCTCGATGTCGATGCGACCGGGTTCGGCTTCCTGCGTCGTCCCGAGCTCGGCCCGACGCCGCTCGCCCAGGAGATCGCGTACTACGAGAAGTACTACGCCTGGGCTTCGGATGGACGCGAGAATCCGGTCCTCGAACAGACCCACGACTGGCTGGTCGCGAACCAGCCCCAGGACGAGCCCGAGGGCCTGGTGTGGGGCGACGCGCGGATCGGCAACATCATCTTCGACGGGACGAAGCCCGCCGCCGTGCTCGACTGGGAGATGGTCAGTACCGGTAGCCCCGAACGCGACGTCGGCTGGGCCGTCTTCCTCGATCGCCACCACAGCGAGGCGATGAATACGCCCCGGCTCGAAGGGTTCCCCTCCTACGAGGACACCGTTGCCTACTACGAGCAGCAGTCGGGCCACACCGTGAAGCATCTCGACTACTACCAGATCTTCACGGGCTGGCGCTTCGGGATCATCATGCTGCGCATCGCCCAGCAGCTGAAGCACTACGAGTTGATGACGGCCGAACAAAGCCGCGGCATGGAGCTCACGAACCACGTAGTGCGTCTGACCGCGAAGCTGATGGACATTCCGATGCCGGGAGAGGGCAAAGAGGGCGGCTACGTCTAGGCGCCGGGGGAGGGTCGACACGTGACCGAGATCCAGACCGTCACCGGGCCGACGACACCGGAGCAGCTCGGCAAGACCCTGATGCACGAGCATCTGTTCATCGGGTACCCGGGCTACGACGTGGATTGGCTGCGACCGGGTCCCAGCCGGCGCGATCACGTCGCGAAGTGCGTCGACAAGATCGAAGAGATGAAGTCGGTCGGGGTGACGTCGATGCTCGACCCGTGCCCGACCGATCTCGGCCGCGATGTGGAACTGATGGCCGAGGTCGCCCAGCGCACCGGCTTCTCTTTGATCTGCGCCACCGGGCTCTACAAGGAGGCCGAGGGGGCGACGGCCTATTGGAAGTTCCAGATGGGCTTTGGCTCGGTCGTCGAGACGATGGCCGAGCTCTTCATCCGCGAGCTCACCGACGGCATCGCCGATACCGGCATTCGGGCCGGCATCATCAAGGTCGGCACGGGTCACGGCACCCTCACCGATTACGAGCAGGCGGTCTTCTCCGCCGCGGCGAAGGCGTCCATCGAAACCGGGGCGCCAATCACCACCCACACCGACGGCGGGCGCTTCGGTGACGACCAGCAGCGCTTCCTGGTCGACCACGGCGTGCCGCCCCACCGGATCATCATCGGGCACTCCTGCGGGACGGCCGACCACGACTACCACTGCGGCATCGCCTCAGGCGGGTCGTATCTCGGCTTCGATCGCTTCGGTCTCGACATGATCCAGCCCGATACGGACCGCGTCGCGTCGCTCGCGAAGCTCGTGGCGGCGGGCTACGGCGACCGGGTGGTGGTTTCCCACGACTCGGTCTGGTGCTGGGGCGGGATGCCGATCCCGAACCCGGAAGTGCAGGTGGCGATGGAGAAGATCTGGACGCCCAGTCACTTCGCGACCCGGATCGCGCCCCAGCTGCGCGAGGCGGGCGTCACCAATGCCCAGATCGACGCGATGCTGATCGACAACCCGCGTCGCTTCTTCGCCGGGGATCCGCTGGCGAACTAGGCGGCGCCGTCGAGGGCGGTGCGCAGGTCGTCGACGAGGTCATCGGGATCCTCGATCCCGATCGAGAGCCGCACCAGGTCGTCCGGTACCGGTGAATCCGCACCCTCGACCGCCGCCCGGTACTCCACCTGACTCTCGACGCCGCCCAGCGAGCTCGCGTCGGCGAAGCAGCGTAGACGCGAAGGCAGGGCACGCGCAGCGGCCGCACCTTCCCGCAGTCGCAGGGACACCAGCGGGCCGAAGCCGCCCTGCATC includes these proteins:
- a CDS encoding phosphotriesterase-related protein, whose translation is MTEIQTVTGPTTPEQLGKTLMHEHLFIGYPGYDVDWLRPGPSRRDHVAKCVDKIEEMKSVGVTSMLDPCPTDLGRDVELMAEVAQRTGFSLICATGLYKEAEGATAYWKFQMGFGSVVETMAELFIRELTDGIADTGIRAGIIKVGTGHGTLTDYEQAVFSAAAKASIETGAPITTHTDGGRFGDDQQRFLVDHGVPPHRIIIGHSCGTADHDYHCGIASGGSYLGFDRFGLDMIQPDTDRVASLAKLVAAGYGDRVVVSHDSVWCWGGMPIPNPEVQVAMEKIWTPSHFATRIAPQLREAGVTNAQIDAMLIDNPRRFFAGDPLAN
- a CDS encoding phosphotransferase family protein, which gives rise to MPTPWQRDLEADSKKFEAWLAKQLPGASDVQMSPLVAPTSSGFSNETLLFDLAWTEDGKRHEEKLVVRIQPTGYQVFLEYDLGLQFNTMRLLAPTDVPVPEMRWLEEEDMSVFGAPFYVMVQVSGRVPTDNPPYHVDGWMHEISPAEREAIWLAGFESMARIHKLDVDATGFGFLRRPELGPTPLAQEIAYYEKYYAWASDGRENPVLEQTHDWLVANQPQDEPEGLVWGDARIGNIIFDGTKPAAVLDWEMVSTGSPERDVGWAVFLDRHHSEAMNTPRLEGFPSYEDTVAYYEQQSGHTVKHLDYYQIFTGWRFGIIMLRIAQQLKHYELMTAEQSRGMELTNHVVRLTAKLMDIPMPGEGKEGGYV
- a CDS encoding MalY/PatB family protein; protein product: MAQFASDQLRFVVGHEGGVSDADIAACLRIEATGDPERWLAFTCWTDPARSHWETASGDRKPTPPGVDALEWMLGELKQDLAGWLGRAGLETGAAAALPDGVEAALRNPPVDFDAVGPDARAPSYGEKWTTYPPDVVPVWVADMDFPVAEPIRRVLRRSVARSDLGYPIHPAPTPVPDLTVARMRDRYGWAIEPRNVEVLSDVVQGMYVALEQCSEPGEGVVVQTPIYPPFLGSVRKTRRRLVENPLVRGPEGYGFDLDHLRRVADAGTRMLLLCNPHNPTGRVFRREELEALAEVVLERDWIVVSDEIHQDLVYEGHHHVPFASLGPEVAARTITLTAASKAFNVAGLRCALAIFGDEKLRQRFNGLPRHLRGGVGILGIESLRAAWEHGEPWLEAARAYLEANRRFTLDFVARAFPDVVVHPPEATYLAWLDFRSMQLEPSPYAVFLEKGRVALSDGLAFGEEGRGFARINFATSRRVLTEALERMVKALQ